In the Sandaracinus amylolyticus genome, CTGCAGCGCGTCGTCGGTCTCGAGGAAGCCGTACTGCTCCTCGGGCACGAGGCGGATGACGCGCCCGCGCGGAGGCTCCTCGTGCGTCTTCACGTCGCCGCGGATCCTGCGCATGCGGTCCTCGAGCTGGCGGCGCGCCGCGTCGAACGCATCGCGGATGGAGACGTAGGGATCTTCGAGCGCGTGGTTCAGCTCGGGCGCGCGCGAGATGACGATGTCCTCGCCGGGCACCGAGAGCTCGATGCGGATGCCGTAGATGTTGCCCTTGTGGTGGTGGTGATGCGTCTCGCTCACCGTGACGTGGCACCCGATGACGTTCGGATGGAAGCGCTCGAGCTTCTCGACCTCGCGCCGGATCCGATCCTCGACCGCCGGAGACGGGTCGAGCTCGTGGAAGCTGATGCGCAACGGGCTCTGCATCGTGTCGCTCTCCTTCTTCCGAGAGCGATCTAGCCGCATCGCGCGCTGGTTCAGCGCTTCAGAACGAGCCGCTCACGAAGAGGCTCTGCTGGCTCGGGTCGAGCTGCGGCGTCACGCGGAACGTGAAGCTCGGCGCTTCGCTCCGCGCGCCACGGCGCACCGGATGGGCATAGTGCAAGGCCCACGGCAGCAGGAACCCGAGCACGCCGCCGATCGCCGCGCCCGCGAGGATGTCGGTCGCCCAGTGCAGGTCCGTCATCATGCGATACGCGGCGACGACGCCGGCGAGCCCGAGGCTGCCGCCGCACATGAGCGTCGCGCCCGCGCTCGACCCGGTGAGCCACGGGTTGTTCAGGTGGTGCGAGCACACGAGACCCGCGCTCGCGAGCACGACGAGCGTGTGCCCGCTGACGAAGCTCGCGTGCGGGCCGACGCCCTCGTCGCCGCAGTCGCGTTCGCCGTTCGGATCGCCGTTGCACTCGCGCGCGCTCGGGCGCTGCCGTCCCGCGAACCGCGTCGTCAGCGCCGAGATGCCGTACGCGATCGAGAGCACCTCCGCGTCGATCAGCGCCATCTGGGCCATCGCATCCCAGTCCTGGTGGACGAGCCCCGCGAGCACGAACGCGTCGATCGTGATCGGCCACGCGGTCATGACGAAGAACACGGTGTCGCTGATGCTCGCCGCGAGCCGGCGCCCCTCGGGCGTGCGCAGCCGCAGGACGTCGCGCAGCTCCTCGTCGAGCGGGAGCGTGCTCGTCCAACGCGTGCCCACGTCGGGCTGCGCGAACGTCACGATGTGCCCGGTCGCCTGGCCGAGCACCAGCGCGATCACCTCCTCCGGCATGAAGCGCTGCCAGCGCCAGTGCTCGCGTGGCTCGCGGTCCTGAGCGTGCGCGGTGCTCGA is a window encoding:
- a CDS encoding HPF/RaiA family ribosome-associated protein, with amino-acid sequence MQSPLRISFHELDPSPAVEDRIRREVEKLERFHPNVIGCHVTVSETHHHHHKGNIYGIRIELSVPGEDIVISRAPELNHALEDPYVSIRDAFDAARRQLEDRMRRIRGDVKTHEEPPRGRVIRLVPEEQYGFLETDDALQVYFHEHAVARGRFQELRLGDEVRFVLAEGEGDEGPQASTVVLERHPHGPREVSPAR
- a CDS encoding phosphatase PAP2 family protein → MGWSRRLAVALVLAVSSLASSTAHAQDREPREHWRWQRFMPEEVIALVLGQATGHIVTFAQPDVGTRWTSTLPLDEELRDVLRLRTPEGRRLAASISDTVFFVMTAWPITIDAFVLAGLVHQDWDAMAQMALIDAEVLSIAYGISALTTRFAGRQRPSARECNGDPNGERDCGDEGVGPHASFVSGHTLVVLASAGLVCSHHLNNPWLTGSSAGATLMCGGSLGLAGVVAAYRMMTDLHWATDILAGAAIGGVLGFLLPWALHYAHPVRRGARSEAPSFTFRVTPQLDPSQQSLFVSGSF